One window from the genome of Bufo bufo chromosome 4, aBufBuf1.1, whole genome shotgun sequence encodes:
- the LOC120999403 gene encoding histone H2A type 1-like gives MSGRGKQGGKVRAKAKTRSSRAGLQFPVGRVHRLLRKGNYAQRVGAGAPVYLAAVLEYLTAEILELAGNAARDNKKTRIIPRHLQLAVRNDEELNKLLGGVTIAQGGVLPNIQAVLLPKKTESTKSAKSK, from the coding sequence ATGTCTGGACGCGGCAAACAAGGAGGCAAAGTCCGGGCTAAGGCCAAGACCCGCTCCTCCCGGGCAGGGCTCCAGTTCCCGGTCGGCCGAGTGCACCGGCTCCTCCGCAAGGGCAACTACGCCCAGAGGGTGGGCGCCGGCGCTCCCGTCTACTTGGCCGCTGTGCTCGAGTATCTCACCGCCGAGATCCTGGAGCTGGCCGGCAATGCCGCCCGCGACAACAAGAAGACCCGCATCATCCCCCGCCACCTGCAGCTGGCCGTGCGCAACGACGAGGAGCTCAACAAGCTGCTGGGCGGCGTCACCATCGCCCAGGGAGGCGTCCTGCCCAACATCCAGGCCGTGCTGCTGCCCAAGAAGACCGAGAGCACCAAGTCGGCCAAGAGCAAGTGA
- the LOC120999845 gene encoding histone H2B 1.1, whose translation MPEPAKSAPAPKKGSKKAVTKVQKKDGKKRRKSRKESYAIYVYKVLKQVHPDTGISSKAMGIMNSFVNDIFERIAGEASRLAHYNKRSTITSREIQTAVRLLLPGELAKHAVSEGTKAVTKYTSAK comes from the coding sequence ATGCCCGAGCCAGCCAAGTCCGCCCCAGCGCCCAAGAAGGGCTCCAAGAAAGCCGTCACCAAGGTTCAGAAGAAGGACGGCAAGAAGCGGAGGAAGAGCAGGAAGGAGAGCTATGCCATCTACGTCTACAAGGTGCTGAAGCAGGTCCACCCCGACACCGGCATCTCCTCCAAGGCCATGGGCATCATGAACTCCTTCGTCAACGACATCTTCGAGCGCATCGCAGGGGAAGCCTCCCGCCTGGCTCACTACAACAAGCGCTCCACCATCACCTCCCGGGAGATCCAGACCGCCGTGCGCCTGCTGCTGCCCGGAGAGCTGGCCAAGCACGCCGTCTCCGAGGGCACCAAGGCCGTCACCAAGTACACCAGCGCCAAGTGA